One region of Cyanobium sp. M30B3 genomic DNA includes:
- a CDS encoding DUF1997 domain-containing protein — MRLEQRRVTRIPLSPAATPEQLQLFLAKPLRPLRGLLDPSRLQRADPGGDTYRYTSRPYGVAGWTLQPRVLLRARYGEGELLIEQLESRVQGLGAWQERLSFGLEARLRPGEVIERGSAGLEAEARVWAELPAAAVAVAGPVLNIGLQQLLDRLERRCQRGLRGRAESWLERRG, encoded by the coding sequence ATGAGGCTCGAACAGCGCCGGGTCACCCGCATTCCCCTCAGCCCCGCGGCCACCCCTGAGCAGCTGCAGCTGTTTCTGGCCAAGCCCCTGCGCCCCCTGCGGGGCCTGCTCGATCCCAGCCGTCTCCAGCGCGCTGACCCCGGCGGCGACACCTATCGGTACACCTCCAGGCCCTATGGCGTGGCCGGCTGGACCCTGCAGCCCCGGGTGCTGCTGCGGGCCCGTTACGGCGAGGGGGAGCTGCTGATCGAGCAGCTCGAATCGCGGGTGCAGGGGCTGGGGGCCTGGCAGGAGCGGCTCAGCTTCGGGCTGGAGGCGCGCCTGCGGCCCGGGGAGGTTATCGAGCGGGGCAGCGCAGGGCTGGAGGCCGAGGCCCGGGTGTGGGCCGAGCTGCCGGCGGCAGCGGTGGCGGTGGCCGGGCCGGTGCTCAACATCGGCCTGCAGCAACTGCTCGACCGCCTGGAGCGCCGCTGCCAGCGGGGCCTGCGCGGCCGGGCTGAATCCTGGCTGGAACGGCGTGGTTAG